A section of the Alligator mississippiensis isolate rAllMis1 chromosome 8, rAllMis1, whole genome shotgun sequence genome encodes:
- the PRR36 gene encoding proline-rich protein 36 isoform X1: MDTPAAAATGGLPSPAKAKPPSKAIPPGGKRPTAPPSNGPKVLSAGGGRRAEVPPRKPPAPLGAKAVVRKLPAERPEGGRKAPGPPTANAKSAPAKPERPEPAKSSRSTAPSTQSAIPGSSRPLAKTKPAALPGSQSGATPSPKIPIAIATKRDTKVRLVAPTPSKLAASPAKTPRPRPPPAPRPPPTPTSPKEKLKAKSPSRPGGNILAASAPKKPPGAKTPRKETGKKPAPGEAGTRGAKTETPGGIGETGNTGLEQDMPGTQGRGRDSSVPLGPEPPADTQTQPSPAPTQTLPPVREDGVEEDKTPRAPAPADQEPDGPTEPLLASLGSQTGAGSSGETGSTCLEQAISPTLLGDLQHDARMDGLQETLSPSEHPTTAPQIPVAAPLQPGAPAGGTAGPVAASPKPQILPLGLPRSPGKGSSSSPSSTLSGPELAGQSSSETSTPEELRAYDSSSGVESKSDERPPAPSPGPGEPDLSIRRLPGSRGDLLKMSPEDSEGLGSGEAGTETPSSTPSPPLAPPAGAPIHWCCPHKIEEEETEVPGFGTGPRSLPTGGIGPHWEPCAPDFLSTIYEAEGGAETPGLEDMNEKTPLALGSLQAAMMQQLLSRSLGLGLGPGGGQRGAPQAELGRWSELLSPLDESHASITSVTSFSPEDAASPQGDWTVVEVETFH; encoded by the exons atggacacccctgcagctgctgccactgggggtctcccatcccctgccaaaGCCAAGCCCCCCTCCAAAGCCATTCCCCCAGGGGGCAagcgacccacagccccccccagcaaTGGGCCCAAGGTTCTgagtgctggggggggcaggcgggcagAGGTCCCCCCCCGGAAACCTCCAGCTCCACTTGGGGCCAAGGCTGTGGTCAGGAAGCTGCCAGCAGAGAGACctgaggggggcaggaaggcaccaggcccccccacagccaatg ccAAGTCAGCCCCAGCGAAGCCTGAGAGACCCGAGCCAGCCAAGTCCTCCAG ATCAACAGCTCCCAGCACCCAGAGTGCAATCCCTGGCTCTTCCCGCCCCCTGGCCAAGACCAAGCCAGCGGCCCTCCCTGGCAGCCAGTCTGGGGCTACGCCTTCACCAAAGATCCCCATTGCCATAGCAACCAAGAGAG ATACCAAAGTCCGGCTTGTGGCCCCTACCCCCAGCAAACTGGCAGCATCTCCAGCCAAGACGCCCCGCCCcaggccccctccagcccccaggcctCCGCCGACCCCTACTTCCCCCAAGGAGAAGCTGAAAGCCAAGAGTCCCTCGCGGCCTGGGGGCAACATCCTGGCAGCCTCTGCTCCGAAGAAGCCACCCGGGGCGAAGACCCCCCGGAAAGAGACTGGGAAGAAGCCAGCACCAGGGGAGGCAGGAACCCGGGGCGCCAAGACCGAGACTCCAGGGGGCATTGGGGAGACTGGGAACACTGGTCTGGAGCAGGACATgcctggcacccagggcaggggtagggactCGTCTGTGCCCCTTGGCCCAGAGCCCCCAGCGGACACCCagacccaacccagccctgccccaacccaGACATTGCCCCCTGTGAGAGAGGATGGTGTGGAGGAGGACAAGACGCCAAGGGCACCAGCCCCTGCTGACCAGGAGCCAGATGGACCTACAGAGCCTCTCTTGGCGTCTCTGGGCTCacagactggagcaggcagcagtggggagactgGAAGCACTTGTTTGGAGCAGgccatctcccccaccctccttggGGACCTGCAGCATGATGCCAGGATGGATGGTCTCCAGGAGACTCTGAGCCCCTCAGAgcaccccaccactgccccccagaTTCCTGTCGCTGCCCCTCTCCAGCCAGGAGCTCCAGCAGGGGGTACTGCTGGTCCTGTGGCAGCTTCCCCGAAACCACAGATACTGCCATTGGGCCTCCCCAGATCTCCTGGGAAGGGCTCATCGTCCTCGCCATCCAGCACCCTGAGTGGGCCTGAgttggcagggcagagcagcagcgaAACCAGCACCCCTGAGGAGCTGCGAGCCTATGACAGCAGCTCGGGCGTGGAGTCCAAGTCGGATGAGCGGCCCccggcccccagccctggccctggtgagCCTGACCTGAGCATCCGGCGACTGCCCGGCAGCCGTGGAGACCTACTGAAGATGTCCCCTGAGGACTCCGAGGGGCTGGGCTCTGGTGAGGCTGGCACTGagaccccctcttccaccccctcACCACCCCTGGCCCCCCCTGCCGGCGCTCCTATACACTGGTGCTGTCCCCACAaaatagaggaggaggagactgaAGTCCCTGGCTTCGGCACTGGCCCCCGGAGTCTGCCTACAG GTGGGATTGGGCCGCACTGGGAGCCCTGCGCCCCTGACTTCCTCTCCACCATCTACGAAGCAGAGGGGGGTGCTGAGACCCCAGGGCTGGAAGACATGAATGAGAAGACACCCCTTGCACTGGGCAGCCTCCAAGCAGCCATGATGCAGCAGCTACTGAgccggagcctggggctgggactggggccgggcgggggccAGCGGGGGGCCCCACAAGCAGAGCTGGGCCGTTGGAGTGAGCTGTTGTCGCCTCTGGACGAGTCCCATGCCAGCATCACCTCAGTCACCAGCTTCTCCCCTGAGGATGCTGCCTCCCCCCAGGGTGACTGGACTGTGGTGGAGGTAGAGACCTTCCACTAA
- the PRR36 gene encoding proline-rich protein 36 isoform X3 translates to MDTPAAAATGGLPSPAKAKPPSKAIPPGGKRPTAPPSNGPKVLSAGGGRRAEVPPRKPPAPLGAKAVVRKLPAERPEGGRKAPGPPTANAKSAPAKPERPEPAKSSRSTAPSTQSAIPGSSRPLAKTKPAALPGSQSGATPSPKIPIAIATKRDTKVRLVAPTPSKLAASPAKTPRPRPPPAPRPPPTPTSPKEKLKAKSPSRPGGNILAASAPKKPPGAKTPRKETGKKPAPGEAGTRGAKTETPGGIGETGNTGLEQDMPGTQGRGRDSSVPLGPEPPADTQTQPSPAPTQTLPPVREDGVEEDKTPRAPAPADQEPDGPTEPLLASLGSQTGAGSSGETGSTCLEQAISPTLLGDLQHDARMDGLQETLSPSEHPTTAPQIPVAAPLQPGAPAGGTAGPVAASPKPQILPLGLPRSPGKGSSSSPSSTLSGPELAGQSSSETSTPEELRAYDSSSGVESKSDERPPAPSPGPGEPDLSIRRLPGSRGDLLKMSPEDSEGLGSGFYSFTQQKQHRLQLLPPAFPAEPKAEPLDTADLCGQIYSCKKCVVDCEPEQEGQGGAVSIRPKRKVGLGRTGSPAPLTSSPPSTKQRGVLRPQGWKT, encoded by the exons atggacacccctgcagctgctgccactgggggtctcccatcccctgccaaaGCCAAGCCCCCCTCCAAAGCCATTCCCCCAGGGGGCAagcgacccacagccccccccagcaaTGGGCCCAAGGTTCTgagtgctggggggggcaggcgggcagAGGTCCCCCCCCGGAAACCTCCAGCTCCACTTGGGGCCAAGGCTGTGGTCAGGAAGCTGCCAGCAGAGAGACctgaggggggcaggaaggcaccaggcccccccacagccaatg ccAAGTCAGCCCCAGCGAAGCCTGAGAGACCCGAGCCAGCCAAGTCCTCCAG ATCAACAGCTCCCAGCACCCAGAGTGCAATCCCTGGCTCTTCCCGCCCCCTGGCCAAGACCAAGCCAGCGGCCCTCCCTGGCAGCCAGTCTGGGGCTACGCCTTCACCAAAGATCCCCATTGCCATAGCAACCAAGAGAG ATACCAAAGTCCGGCTTGTGGCCCCTACCCCCAGCAAACTGGCAGCATCTCCAGCCAAGACGCCCCGCCCcaggccccctccagcccccaggcctCCGCCGACCCCTACTTCCCCCAAGGAGAAGCTGAAAGCCAAGAGTCCCTCGCGGCCTGGGGGCAACATCCTGGCAGCCTCTGCTCCGAAGAAGCCACCCGGGGCGAAGACCCCCCGGAAAGAGACTGGGAAGAAGCCAGCACCAGGGGAGGCAGGAACCCGGGGCGCCAAGACCGAGACTCCAGGGGGCATTGGGGAGACTGGGAACACTGGTCTGGAGCAGGACATgcctggcacccagggcaggggtagggactCGTCTGTGCCCCTTGGCCCAGAGCCCCCAGCGGACACCCagacccaacccagccctgccccaacccaGACATTGCCCCCTGTGAGAGAGGATGGTGTGGAGGAGGACAAGACGCCAAGGGCACCAGCCCCTGCTGACCAGGAGCCAGATGGACCTACAGAGCCTCTCTTGGCGTCTCTGGGCTCacagactggagcaggcagcagtggggagactgGAAGCACTTGTTTGGAGCAGgccatctcccccaccctccttggGGACCTGCAGCATGATGCCAGGATGGATGGTCTCCAGGAGACTCTGAGCCCCTCAGAgcaccccaccactgccccccagaTTCCTGTCGCTGCCCCTCTCCAGCCAGGAGCTCCAGCAGGGGGTACTGCTGGTCCTGTGGCAGCTTCCCCGAAACCACAGATACTGCCATTGGGCCTCCCCAGATCTCCTGGGAAGGGCTCATCGTCCTCGCCATCCAGCACCCTGAGTGGGCCTGAgttggcagggcagagcagcagcgaAACCAGCACCCCTGAGGAGCTGCGAGCCTATGACAGCAGCTCGGGCGTGGAGTCCAAGTCGGATGAGCGGCCCccggcccccagccctggccctggtgagCCTGACCTGAGCATCCGGCGACTGCCCGGCAGCCGTGGAGACCTACTGAAGATGTCCCCTGAGGACTCCGAGGGGCTGGGCTCTG ggttttaCAGCTTCACACAACAGAAACAACACCGCCTtcagctccttccccctgcctttcctGCTGAACCGAAAGCTGAACCCCTAGATACTGCTGATCTCTGCGGGCAGATCTACAGCTGTAAAAAGTGTGTGGTGGACTGTGAACCAGAACAAGAGGGACAAGGAGGCGCAGTGAGCATCAGGCCCAAGAGAAAG GTGGGATTGGGCCGCACTGGGAGCCCTGCGCCCCTGACTTCCTCTCCACCATCTACGAAGCAGAGGGGGGTGCTGAGACCCCAGGGCTGGAAGACATGA
- the PRR36 gene encoding proline-rich protein 36 isoform X2 produces the protein MDTPAAAATGGLPSPAKAKPPSKAIPPGGKRPTAPPSNGPKVLSAGGGRRAEVPPRKPPAPLGAKAVVRKLPAERPEGGRKAPGPPTANAKSAPAKPERPEPAKSSRSTAPSTQSAIPGSSRPLAKTKPAALPGSQSGATPSPKIPIAIATKRDTKVRLVAPTPSKLAASPAKTPRPRPPPAPRPPPTPTSPKEKLKAKSPSRPGGNILAASAPKKPPGAKTPRKETGKKPAPGEAGTRGAKTETPGGIGETGNTGLEQDMPGTQGRGRDSSVPLGPEPPADTQTQPSPAPTQTLPPVREDGVEEDKTPRAPAPADQEPDGPTEPLLASLGSQTGAGSSGETGSTCLEQAISPTLLGDLQHDARMDGLQETLSPSEHPTTAPQIPVAAPLQPGAPAGGTAGPVAASPKPQILPLGLPRSPGKGSSSSPSSTLSGPELAGQSSSETSTPEELRAYDSSSGVESKSDERPPAPSPGPGEPDLSIRRLPGSRGDLLKMSPEDSEGLGSGEAGTETPSSTPSPPLAPPAGAPIHWCCPHKIEEEETEVPGFGTGPRSLPTGFYSFTQQKQHRLQLLPPAFPAEPKAEPLDTADLCGQIYSCKKCVVDCEPEQEGQGGAVSIRPKRKVGLGRTGSPAPLTSSPPSTKQRGVLRPQGWKT, from the exons atggacacccctgcagctgctgccactgggggtctcccatcccctgccaaaGCCAAGCCCCCCTCCAAAGCCATTCCCCCAGGGGGCAagcgacccacagccccccccagcaaTGGGCCCAAGGTTCTgagtgctggggggggcaggcgggcagAGGTCCCCCCCCGGAAACCTCCAGCTCCACTTGGGGCCAAGGCTGTGGTCAGGAAGCTGCCAGCAGAGAGACctgaggggggcaggaaggcaccaggcccccccacagccaatg ccAAGTCAGCCCCAGCGAAGCCTGAGAGACCCGAGCCAGCCAAGTCCTCCAG ATCAACAGCTCCCAGCACCCAGAGTGCAATCCCTGGCTCTTCCCGCCCCCTGGCCAAGACCAAGCCAGCGGCCCTCCCTGGCAGCCAGTCTGGGGCTACGCCTTCACCAAAGATCCCCATTGCCATAGCAACCAAGAGAG ATACCAAAGTCCGGCTTGTGGCCCCTACCCCCAGCAAACTGGCAGCATCTCCAGCCAAGACGCCCCGCCCcaggccccctccagcccccaggcctCCGCCGACCCCTACTTCCCCCAAGGAGAAGCTGAAAGCCAAGAGTCCCTCGCGGCCTGGGGGCAACATCCTGGCAGCCTCTGCTCCGAAGAAGCCACCCGGGGCGAAGACCCCCCGGAAAGAGACTGGGAAGAAGCCAGCACCAGGGGAGGCAGGAACCCGGGGCGCCAAGACCGAGACTCCAGGGGGCATTGGGGAGACTGGGAACACTGGTCTGGAGCAGGACATgcctggcacccagggcaggggtagggactCGTCTGTGCCCCTTGGCCCAGAGCCCCCAGCGGACACCCagacccaacccagccctgccccaacccaGACATTGCCCCCTGTGAGAGAGGATGGTGTGGAGGAGGACAAGACGCCAAGGGCACCAGCCCCTGCTGACCAGGAGCCAGATGGACCTACAGAGCCTCTCTTGGCGTCTCTGGGCTCacagactggagcaggcagcagtggggagactgGAAGCACTTGTTTGGAGCAGgccatctcccccaccctccttggGGACCTGCAGCATGATGCCAGGATGGATGGTCTCCAGGAGACTCTGAGCCCCTCAGAgcaccccaccactgccccccagaTTCCTGTCGCTGCCCCTCTCCAGCCAGGAGCTCCAGCAGGGGGTACTGCTGGTCCTGTGGCAGCTTCCCCGAAACCACAGATACTGCCATTGGGCCTCCCCAGATCTCCTGGGAAGGGCTCATCGTCCTCGCCATCCAGCACCCTGAGTGGGCCTGAgttggcagggcagagcagcagcgaAACCAGCACCCCTGAGGAGCTGCGAGCCTATGACAGCAGCTCGGGCGTGGAGTCCAAGTCGGATGAGCGGCCCccggcccccagccctggccctggtgagCCTGACCTGAGCATCCGGCGACTGCCCGGCAGCCGTGGAGACCTACTGAAGATGTCCCCTGAGGACTCCGAGGGGCTGGGCTCTGGTGAGGCTGGCACTGagaccccctcttccaccccctcACCACCCCTGGCCCCCCCTGCCGGCGCTCCTATACACTGGTGCTGTCCCCACAaaatagaggaggaggagactgaAGTCCCTGGCTTCGGCACTGGCCCCCGGAGTCTGCCTACAG ggttttaCAGCTTCACACAACAGAAACAACACCGCCTtcagctccttccccctgcctttcctGCTGAACCGAAAGCTGAACCCCTAGATACTGCTGATCTCTGCGGGCAGATCTACAGCTGTAAAAAGTGTGTGGTGGACTGTGAACCAGAACAAGAGGGACAAGGAGGCGCAGTGAGCATCAGGCCCAAGAGAAAG GTGGGATTGGGCCGCACTGGGAGCCCTGCGCCCCTGACTTCCTCTCCACCATCTACGAAGCAGAGGGGGGTGCTGAGACCCCAGGGCTGGAAGACATGA
- the LRRC8E gene encoding volume-regulated anion channel subunit LRRC8E: MIPVAELRQFAEPTSTFRVLKPWWDVLAEYLALAMLMIGVFGCTLQVTQDKIICLPLPPDAACPSVARDLPNTSGPPPELPPRPHLDLQQYGFVNQLCYETALPWYPKYFPYLVIIHTLVFMACTSFWFKFPGTSSKIEHFVSILAKCFDSPWTTRALSEVSGDAPGSRKKQRSPREEAGESRPVLEPALSVSEKKGPEPSSMLLDRKEVEQARALFEKVRKFRLHVEQGDILHTMYLRQAVVKVLKFVVIVAYSAALVSTIRGSVPCHVAPGGAAGAGSFCCHHTKAHLFSKLALGYLGVLAAYGSTCIYTLYWVFHRPLKMYSFRAARSETGMGDIPDVRNDLAFMLHLVDQSDSLYARRLAVFLSETSEGKLKRLKLNHEWPAEKLRQRLQQNARGRLELHLASLPGLPDAVFELPELEALTLEALGDIDIPPVVTQLGRLQELGLVNCPAQVHFSSLVFLRDRLKVFMATFEDLRETPPWVYALRGLEELHLSGLCGLEVGKVGGVLENLRELRNLKALFLHSEISKVPPGLAMLSPHLRRLCIHNAGVRLVTLNTLKKLGGLRELALLSCGLERVPHAVFSLGDLRELDLKGNRLQAVEEMVSLQHCRKLAILRLWHNRIACLSEHVRKLRSLEELDLSHNEVQVLPAALFFCITLRRLDLTHNCLRELPPGVGALQNLRHLGLSSNALETLPDEVFFCHRLSTLLLGGNKLSALSPRVGALATLTRLELEGNRLEALPAQLGKCRVLRRSGLVVEDTLYETLPLEVREQMEEE; this comes from the exons ATGATCCCAGTGGCGGAGCTGCGGCAGTTTGCGGAGCCGACCAGCACCTTCCGTGTGCTCAAGCCCTGGTGGGATGTCCTTGCCGAGtacctggccctggccatgcTCATGATTGGGGTCTTTGGCTGCACCCTCCAG gTGACCCAGGACAAGATcatctgcctgcccctgccccctgatgCTGCCTGCCCGTCTGTAGCCCGGGACCTCCCCAACACCTCAGGGCCTCCCCCGGAGCTCCCCCCCCGGCCCCACCTGGACCTGCAGCAGTATGGCTTTGTGAACCAACTGTGCTATGAGACAGCTTTGCCCTGGTACCCCAAGTACTTCCCCTACCTGGTGATCATCCACACCCTGGTCTTCATGGCTTGCACCTCCTTCTGGTTCAAGTTCCCTGGCACCAGTTCCAAGATTGAGCACTTCGTTTCCATCCTGGCCAAGTGCTTCGACTCCCCCTGGACAACCCGAGCCCTCTCTGAGGTCTCTGGGGATGCCCCGGGCTCCCGCAAGAAGCAGAGGAGCCCCAGGGAGGAGGCGGGGGAGTCTCGGCCAGTGCTGGAGCCGGCTCTGTCCGTATCGGAGAAGAAGGGGCCCGAGCCCTCATCAATGCTGCTGGACCGCAAGGAAGTGGAGCAGGCCCGGGCACTGTTCGAGAAGGTGAGGAAGTTCCGGCTCCACGTGGAGCAGGGAGACATCCTCCACACCATGTACCTGCGCCAGGCCGTGGTCAAGGTGCTCAAGTTTGTGGTTATCGTGGCCTAcagtgctgccctggtgagcaccatccggggctctgtgccctgccacgtggccccagggggtgcagcaggtgctgggagtttctgctgccaccacaccAAAGCCCATCTCTTCTCCAAGCTGGCTCTGGGATACCTGGGTGTCCTGGCAGCCTATGGCTCCACCTGCATCTACACACTCTACTGGGTCTTCCACCGCCCACTGAAGATGTATTCATTCCGGGCAGCACGGTCCGAGACGGGCATGGGGGACATCCCAGATGTCCGGAACGACCTGGCTTTCATGCTGCACCTGGTGGATCAGTCGGACTCGCTCTACGCCCGCCGCCTGGCCGTCTTCCTCTCTGAGACCAGCGAGGGCAAGCTCAAGAGGCTCAAGCTCAACCACGAGTGGCCAGCGGAGAAGCTACGGCAGAGGCTCCAACAGAATGCCCGGGGCCGGTTGGAGCTTCACCTGGCCTCCCTCCCGGGCCTGCCAGATGCCGTCTTTGAGCTGCCTGAGCTGGAGGCATTGACGCTTGAGGCGCTGGGAGACATTGACATCCCACCTGTTGTGACCCAGCTGGGCCGTCTTCAAGAGCTGGGCTTGGTCAACTGCCCGGCCCAGGTGCATTTCTCCTCTTTGGTCTTCCTCCGTGACCGTCTCAAGGTGTTCATGGCCACCTTTGAGGACCTGCGGGAGACGCCGCCATGGGTCTATGCCCTCCGTGGGCTGGAAGAGCTGCACCTCtctgggctctgtgggctggaggtgggCAAGGTGGGTGGTGTGTTGGAGAACCTCCGGGAGCTGAGGAACCTCAAGGCGCTGTTCCTGCACAGTGAGATCTCCAAGGTGCCCCCAGGCCTGGCTATGCTCTCACCGCATCTCCGGCGGCTCTGCATCCACAATGCTGGCGTCCGCCTGGTGACCCTTAACACCCTGAAGAAGCTGGGGGGGCTGCGGGAGCTGGCATTGCTGAGCTGTGGGCTGGAGAGGGTCCCCCATGCTGTCTTCAGCCTGGGGGACCTGCGGGAGCTGGATCTGAAGGGCAACCGGCTGCAAGCAGTGGAGGAGATGGTGAGTCTCCAGCATTGCCGGAAGCTGGCCATCCTTCGCCTCTGGCACAACCGCATTGCCTGCCTCTCTGAGCATGTGCGGAAGCTGCGGAGCCTAGAGGAGCTGGACCTGAGCCACAATGAGGTccaggtgctgcctgctgccctctTCTTCTGCATCACACTGCGTCGTCTGGACCTGACCCACAATTGCCTTCGGGAGCTGCCACCAGGTGTGGGTGCCTTGCAGAACCTGCGACATCTGGGCCTCTCCTCCAACGCCCTGGAGACACTGCCGGATGAGGTCTTCTTCTGCCACCGGCTCAGTAccttgctgctggggggcaaCAAACTCTCAGCCCTGTCCCCTCGTGTTGGGGCGCTTGCCACCCTCACCCGactggagctggaagggaaccGGCTAGAGGCtctgcctgcacagctggggaagtgcagggtgctgcgaCGGAGCGGTTTGGTGGTGGAAGAcaccctctatgagacactgccCCTGGAGGTCCGGGAGCAGATGGAAGAGGAGTGA